The Burkholderiales bacterium JOSHI_001 genomic sequence GCTTCCTGCCGGGCATCGCCAGCGGCGAGGTGTGGTGGAGCCAGGGCTACAGCGAACCGGGCTCGGGTTCGGACCTGGCCAGCCTGAAAACACGTGCCGAGCGCCAGGGCAACAGCTACATCGTCAACGGCCAGAAGACCTGGACGACGCTCGGCCAGTACGGCGATTGGATCTTCTGCCTGGTGCGCACCAGCACCGACGGCAAGCCGCAAACCGGCATCAGCTTCCTGCTGATCGACATGAAGAGCAAGGGCATCACCGTGCGCCCCATCATCACGATGGACGGCGAGCACGAGGTGAACGAGGTCTTCTTCGACAACGTGGAAGTGCCCGCCGAGAACCTGATCGGCGAGGAAAACAAGGGCTGGACCTATGCCAAGCACCTGCTGTCGCACGAGCGCACCAACATCGCCGACGTGAACCGCGCCAAGCGCGAACTGGAACGCGTCAAGCGCATCGCCAAGGCCGAAGGCCAGTGGGACGACCAGCGCTTTCGCGACCAGATCGCGCTGCTGGAAGTGGACATCGTGGCGCTGGAAATGATGGTGCTGCGGGTGCTGGCGGCCGAAAAGGGCGGCAAGCAAAGCCTGGACGTGGCGGGCCTGCTGAAGATCCGCGGCAGTGAAATCCAGCAGCGCTACACCGAACTGATGATGCTGGCCGCCGGCCCCTTCACCCGGCCCTTCGTGCACGAAGCCATGGAAGCCGGCTGGCAGGGCGATTTCGCCGGTGCGGCCGCGGTGGCACCGCTGGCCACCACCTACTTCAACATGCGCAAGACCACCATCTACGGCGGTTCCAACGAAGTGCAACGCAACATCGTGGCCGCCACGGTGCTGGGTTCCTGAGGAGACACGGCATGGACTTCGAATTCTCCGACGACCAGAACTCGCTGCGCGACGCGGTGAGCCGCTGGGTGGACAAGGGCTTCTCCTTTGAACGCCGCCATGGCCTGGCCCAGGCCGGTGGCGCCACGCGCGCGGTGTACGGCGAACTGGCCGAACTGGGCCTGGCCGGGCTGGTGATTCCCGACGCCCATGGCGGCATGGGCTTCGGGCCGGTGGAAGCCATGGTGGTGATGGAAGAACTGGGCCGCGGCCTGGTGAACGCGCCCTACGCCGACGCCGCGCTGGTGAGCGTGGCCCTGCTGGCCGACGCCCTGCCCGGTGTGCAGGCCGCCTGGCTGACCAAGATGGCCGACGCCAGCGCCCTGGTGGTGCCGGCGCTGCTGGAGCGCGGCGGGCGCTATGCGCTGAATCGCGTCACGACGAAAGCCACGAACACGGCGGCCGGCTGGGTGCTGCAAGGCGCCAAGAGCGTGGTGCCGGCCGGTGACGAGGCCGACGCCTTCCTCGTGCCCGCCCGCGTGAGCGGCGCGGACAGCGACACCACGGGCATCGCGCTGTTCGTGGTCGAGAAGGGTGCGAAGGGCACTGAAGTTCGTGGCATCGCCACGCAGGACGGCGCACGCGTCGCGCAGCTGAACCTCCACAACGCCAGCGCCACGCTGGCCGTGCCCGAGGCATGGGCCACGCTGGAGCGCGCGGGCGACGTGGGCATTGCCGCCGCCTGCGCCGAAGCGGTGGGCCTGATGGAACGCATGGTGGCGGTGACGGTGGAGTACATGAACACGCGCAAGCAGTTCGGCGTGCCCATCGCCAGCTTCCAGGCCCTGCGCCACCGCATGGCCGACGTGAAGATGCAGCTGGAACTGGGCCGCAGCATGAGCTACTTCGCCAGCCTGAAGTTGGGCGAACCCGCCGCGGCACGCCGCCGCGCGCTGAGCCAGGCCAAGGTGCAGCTGGGCCAGAGCATGCGCTTCGTGGGCCAGCAGTGCATCCAGTTGCATGGCGGCATCGGCGTCACCGATGAATACATCGCCGGCCACATCTTCAAGCGCCTGACCATGCTGGAGATGAGTCACGGCGACACCCTGCACCACCTGGGTGAGGTGAGCGCGCGCATGCAGGACACGGCCGGCGTGTTCTGTTAGCCCCCGCCGCCTTCGGGCGGCCGGGCGGCGGCGGGCTCGCTGACCCTGGTGCATCAGAATTGGCGAATGCCCGCCGATCTGCCCTTTCCCGGTTCCCTGTGCGACCTGCCCGGCCTGTCGGTCGGCCACTTCACCGACCCGCGCCGCCCCACCGGTTGCAGCGTGGTGCTGTGCCCACAGGGCGCGGTGGCCGGCGTGGACGTGCGCGGCGCGGCGCCCGGCACGCGAGAGACCGACCTGCTGGACCCGCGCAACAGCGTGGAGCAGGTGCACGCCATCCTGCTGACCGGCGGCAGCGCCTTCGGGCTGGACGCGGCCGCTGGCGTGATGCGCTGGCTGGAAGAACGCGGCCACGGCCTGAAGGTCGGCCCGGCCTGCGTGCCCATCGTGCCGG encodes the following:
- a CDS encoding acyl-CoA dehydrogenase (PFAM: Acyl-CoA dehydrogenase, C-terminal domain; Acyl-CoA dehydrogenase, middle domain; Acyl-CoA dehydrogenase, N-terminal domain) codes for the protein MDLNFTDEEIAFRAEIRQWVAQNLPKDISQKVLSALRLSRDDMQRWAKILGAKGWLGYGWPTQFGGPGWNSVQKHIFEEECAIAGSPRIVPFGPVMVAPVIMAFGNAEQHKRFLPGIASGEVWWSQGYSEPGSGSDLASLKTRAERQGNSYIVNGQKTWTTLGQYGDWIFCLVRTSTDGKPQTGISFLLIDMKSKGITVRPIITMDGEHEVNEVFFDNVEVPAENLIGEENKGWTYAKHLLSHERTNIADVNRAKRELERVKRIAKAEGQWDDQRFRDQIALLEVDIVALEMMVLRVLAAEKGGKQSLDVAGLLKIRGSEIQQRYTELMMLAAGPFTRPFVHEAMEAGWQGDFAGAAAVAPLATTYFNMRKTTIYGGSNEVQRNIVAATVLGS
- a CDS encoding acyl-CoA dehydrogenase (PFAM: Acyl-CoA dehydrogenase, C-terminal domain; Acyl-CoA dehydrogenase, middle domain; Acyl-CoA dehydrogenase, N-terminal domain), with protein sequence MDFEFSDDQNSLRDAVSRWVDKGFSFERRHGLAQAGGATRAVYGELAELGLAGLVIPDAHGGMGFGPVEAMVVMEELGRGLVNAPYADAALVSVALLADALPGVQAAWLTKMADASALVVPALLERGGRYALNRVTTKATNTAAGWVLQGAKSVVPAGDEADAFLVPARVSGADSDTTGIALFVVEKGAKGTEVRGIATQDGARVAQLNLHNASATLAVPEAWATLERAGDVGIAAACAEAVGLMERMVAVTVEYMNTRKQFGVPIASFQALRHRMADVKMQLELGRSMSYFASLKLGEPAAARRRALSQAKVQLGQSMRFVGQQCIQLHGGIGVTDEYIAGHIFKRLTMLEMSHGDTLHHLGEVSARMQDTAGVFC